A genomic region of Nitrospirota bacterium contains the following coding sequences:
- the msrB gene encoding peptide-methionine (R)-S-oxide reductase MsrB, with the protein MLTRREFVILVPLAVTGLAVALSRAEAASEKIEKLKLSEDEWRKRLTPEQFSVLRKEGTERAWTSPLYTEKRKGTYVCAGCDLDLFTADMKFDSGTGWPSFFTHLPGRLESKKDFKLILPRTEYHCARCGGHHGHVFNDGPKPTGERWCNNGVALKFAPAPPSPLRSKDGESNRHAVPAPGEKSA; encoded by the coding sequence ATGCTGACAAGACGCGAATTCGTCATCCTCGTGCCGCTGGCGGTCACCGGACTTGCGGTTGCATTGAGTCGGGCCGAAGCCGCATCCGAAAAAATCGAGAAGCTCAAACTCTCCGAGGATGAATGGCGCAAGCGTCTGACCCCGGAACAGTTCTCGGTCCTCCGCAAAGAAGGGACCGAGCGGGCGTGGACGAGCCCCCTGTACACTGAAAAGCGGAAGGGAACGTACGTTTGCGCCGGTTGCGATCTCGACCTGTTTACCGCCGACATGAAGTTCGACAGCGGAACGGGCTGGCCGAGCTTCTTCACCCACCTGCCCGGCCGGCTGGAGTCGAAAAAGGATTTCAAGCTGATTCTCCCGCGCACAGAATACCACTGCGCACGTTGCGGTGGACATCACGGGCATGTCTTCAACGACGGTCCCAAGCCGACGGGCGAGCGTTGGTGCAACAACGGGGTGGCCCTGAAGTTCGCGCCGGCGCCGCCCTCTCCGCTCCGCTCCAAGGACGGCGAATCGAACCGCCATGCAGTCCCCGCGCCGGGGGAGAAATCGGCGTGA
- a CDS encoding TIGR04282 family arsenosugar biosynthesis glycosyltransferase encodes MKRFALVIFAKQPRPGSVKTRLCPPLTFHEATALYEAFLLDLFDGVRKLRRVDVWIAYAPRSAKSYFHKVVPRRFRLIQQSGKDLGLRMDRAFQGVFKTGYEGICLIGSDDPLLNASDLREAFEGLEKRAVVLGPTLDRGYYLIGLRQPRPELFAGVPWSTNRVWAETLRRVRRLGLDGRVLPRRRDIDHPADLKWLVRILRRDAAARRRLPHTWEVLRELKGHL; translated from the coding sequence ATGAAACGCTTCGCACTCGTGATCTTCGCAAAACAGCCGCGGCCGGGATCGGTCAAGACTCGCCTTTGCCCGCCGCTCACGTTCCATGAGGCAACAGCCCTCTACGAGGCTTTCCTGCTCGACCTGTTCGACGGGGTTCGAAAGCTGCGACGCGTGGATGTCTGGATCGCCTATGCGCCCCGGTCGGCCAAATCCTATTTTCATAAGGTGGTGCCGCGAAGATTCCGACTGATTCAACAGTCAGGCAAGGATCTCGGTCTGCGCATGGATCGGGCATTTCAGGGCGTATTCAAGACGGGCTACGAAGGGATCTGCTTGATCGGCTCGGACGATCCTCTCTTGAATGCGAGTGATCTTCGCGAGGCGTTCGAGGGTCTCGAGAAGCGTGCGGTGGTCCTCGGACCGACGCTGGACCGGGGCTACTACTTGATCGGGCTCCGGCAGCCGAGACCGGAGCTGTTCGCGGGGGTCCCTTGGAGCACGAACCGAGTGTGGGCCGAGACGCTCCGCCGCGTGAGGAGACTGGGGCTGGACGGCCGCGTCCTTCCAAGGCGGCGGGATATCGACCATCCGGCGGATTTGAAATGGCTCGTGCGAATCCTCCGGCGGGATGCCGCGGCGCGCCGGAGGTTGCCACACACTTGGGAGGTTCTCAGGGAGCTGAAAGGTCACCTGTGA